The following DNA comes from Vigna radiata var. radiata cultivar VC1973A chromosome 4, Vradiata_ver6, whole genome shotgun sequence.
tgaatgaaattgTATCATTAATGCTTTgatattattgtaatatttttgatTTGATACAAAGTTGATATATGCTGATATATGCTTTGATGTATCCTATGAATATTGCATTGTGCATCCGTGTTTACAgattaaaacatgcataatgatagggggagcattgCATATTTCTTGAGATGTTTCACAAGCCTTCATTTAAGGGGgagaataaattaaatcatgtgaATAGCTTTAACATGGGGAGCATCATTATTTGTTTTGATGGTTATCTAATGCATCTCTGTGTGCTTGATTATATGAATATCAATTACATTGCTcttaccttttttgctaatgcccaaaGGGGGAGAATTATGTTGATTGGTGATTGAATGATAATTTGTATTGAGTTGTGCAACATGGTTGATTATTAATCAAGGTTGTCCAACatcaaaaaaaggggagattgttgagattgttgatagggggagcacagGTTTAGTTGAACCCACAATCTTAGTAATATCtaagtttttgatgatgacaacgcatgattaataacacatgtgtactatgtgttacatgttctatatTTACATGTCATATGCTTATAATCAATGTGTTGAATCTATTTGAGCATATATGAgaacatgattgtgttgttatttgttgttcattgcatttcactgtgttatatatgtgattttatatgtgaatgcatgacacatgtttttggaaaaggaaaaccacaagcacttttgttgaactttatttgtgtggcaaaacaacagttttaagacGATTTCATTATAGGGTGAGTCGATTAAAGCTCGTGCCTTTGCACAAACtattttcaaagtgtgctgtgagatTTTTCAGAGAGAAAGTTTTTCAGAACTATGATTAACACTAttacataatcgattacatgtgTACCATATTCGACTAAGTCTgctattgttttgaaattctgttaatacTTGACATAACTgtctaacggtcatatttttaaatatgttgaccaagCACTAAATAATATTCAACTGCATTAATTGcgaattcaattaattattgtgaTTGCTGCTAACTGCTATAACAGAATTGTTATAATTGACTAAATTATTAgcttattcaattaaaatacgTCTATCATGAgttattctataaattgacgcgATTTCGAATTTTGTAAGAACTTTTGTGAATCTAACAGTTTGTGATATCTTTTGCAGAAAGTGTAATCTtacagaaagagagaaagagctCCAAGAAACTAGAAGTGATTGTTTTGATCATCtacttgtgatttcttgaagaaCAAATTTGTTGTGTTTTCAAAGGCTGATCAATTATGCACATTTAGGTGTAACTACGAGATCAGAGTCTacaatcttttgaagattggaTGGAGgttccctgttgtgattacaggaagaagagCGTGTGtcgttcttgactttgagagtgTCTTAAAGGGTTTATATAGCAGGAGACATGATTCTTGTTGCTGGTTTAGTTgttgtattgcctatattttgattagagggttagagaggtgttttacgTTTTTGACGTGGGGTCTTCtgtagaaaccttgttgtaaaaaccttgatcattataatgcatttgcttcccgtggttagaaggacactagatttaggcaggttggccgaaccagtataaaaatacagTGTTTGAATCTTTcgatccctactcttttacgtTTAATCGACTTCTTTCTATATTCATTCGATTAAGTTTCCTTTGCATTAAAAAGTTGTTTACCTTATGTTTGAAGAAAGCTTTAAAGGCATCatcttttgtgaaaaagattttaaaagaattttgtttttacatttcaccaattcacccccctctcggtgtgagaaattgagtcattctattttaacaatcttcatcatcctcttcAGTGCCTTCAATGTCGTCAACAATACCGGCAACGATGCCATCACCTTTCTATGAACCGCGATtcatgaaaaaagaaaggaaatgagGATTTCTCCTAGCAGCGTGACCTTGTGGCATGGCGGAAGAGGAATAAACTCTTTTTGCATTGCGTGACAAAGAAGCCCTGCCTAGATCGCACATCCGCAGTGTCGCCGTCTTCTCCAAACAACCAGAATTACTAGCTCTTCACTTAGCACTACCCCGCGAGTCAAGGTTCTAGATGTCTGTCACCACCAAAACCATAATTGCAAAGAAATTCTCTTTTTCCCAAGGTTGAGTGGTCCACGAGCAAGGAGCAGCAGAGAAAttagggaaaagaaaaatggaaaaggcatatatatatatatatatatatatatatatatatatatatattcaaatcattcaataaatgCACAAGAATTCAAAGGCTACatctaaccccaacaagatGCGTTTGGCTCTCCATTTCCATGGAGAGCCTTAAAGCTTACAAAATGGccatggaagaagatgaagaactaAAGCGGAAGAAGGGATTGTTCACACGAGCCCTTCAAGCTCTCCTCTAAGAGAGATTACATCTCCAGAGAACCAAAGACCCCTTTCCCTTCATGTTTCAGGTCTAAATATACCATATTTTCCACATTAGCATCATCACCGCTCAACTACACCCTAGTTGCAGCATTCCAGAGAGCAGAGCTCTCAGTTGCAGCCAGTGGCAGCATCCCAGAAAGTAGAGCACTCAGCTGCAGCCCAACTGCACCCCGACAGCAACATTCCAAATAGTAGAGTGCTCGGCTGCACCCGAGCGACAACATTCTAGAGAGTAGGGTGCTTAGTTGCACCCTAGTTGCAACATTCTAGAGAGTAGAGCACTCAGCTGCACCTTAGTGGTAGAATTCCAGAGAGAGTAGTGCTCAACTGCACCCTAGCGACAACATTCTAGAGAGCAGGGCGTTCAGCTACACCCTAGCGGCAACATTCCAGAAAATAGATAGCTTAGTTGTAGCCCAACTACAGCCCAATTACAACATTCCAAAattctctatttttgttttggttacTTTTGTGGCTGGTTAAGCTCTATACATTGGTGGAGATTCTTCCAAGCATAatattagctacaaaataaggGGACTAATGATGATATTATATCAATGTAGCCCAAAACACACTTATTTACAAAAGGAAtataaaagagaggattaagcaagttTCAAGCTAGAAAAGGATTcattttgctactaaaatgatgcttagataatggtaagaattagcattatcagtCTCAAAATTTCACCTATCAAAACCCTCCCTTTTAGTCCAAAACTAGTTTATAACTCTACCTAGTTACTACTTTCCAAtttaacatcatatttttattaaggcataataccgcttttggtccctagtttggggggttgtgttcaaagtggtcctacCATTTTAAAAAGGTAACAAATGAtcccaacttttgaaaaaatggGTCAAGTTAATATGTTTTGCTAACTGCGTCAAAAATTTAACGGTGCAGCTACACCCTGGACAAAACATACTGAGTTGTCTCATACGTGGCACGACAGGGTAATATAACgtatgaattttgaatttaaaaaaaaaaattcttgacaCATCACCCATCTTCCACCTCTACTAATCGTGAATGCCATCGGAGCACAAGATAAACGGGTCTCTGACATTGAAAGTGTAAGACTTGTGGATAGATAAGATAAGGCAGCACAAGAAATTACCTTGAGGAAACCATCTGAAGTAGTTATACATGACAACTGCAGCAATGAGTGTTTTCCCAAGTCTTGTTGGCAAGGCCAACAATGTGTTGGAGAAGAGTGTAGACTAGGTAATATCAAATTGATAGTCACGGAGAGGAACATTAACTGCAATGCAAATTCCAAAAGGTGATTAATTAAAACTCTTCAAGTGTGAAAGAAAGTGTAGGGAATCAACAGTCGTACCCAAATATATCCAGGTTTTGGTTGCCTCTGCACCTATGTGGTGGACAAAGGTAGGGTTTTCGTCATCTTCTTCGAACTGTGGTGTTGGGGATTCCTTCTTGAGACCTATTTTCTGCTTTCCCTTTCCCTGTGCACCACTCGCCATCTCGCAAACAATGTCAATTTCTCTAGCAGCTGCTTCCCAATCAAATTCCTAAAATTGCATACATTAATAGTCGAAAGAGTGAGACTTGGTTGGAGTTTGCACATTACAAGAAAgctatttttccattttcatacCTCATCGTCCATGATATCCGAAGGATTATTGGATATCATTCGATAAttcagatttttattttcataccaGGTTTTCTGTCGAATCGGAGCACATTCGAACACTCAATTGGATGGAGAAGACGATCGGCGAATGCCCATTTGCTAGTTTCCGAGATAGTGCTTGGAAAGCTGGTGGATTTTGTAAGGaaggagagggagagggagaggggGAGGAAGAAGGAGACAGCGGCGGCGCAGGCCTCTAGTGTTATGAGggaaaaaaccctaaattcgAAGCTTAATGGAGGTGGAAGATGAAGTTGATGtgtcaagaatttttttttttaaattcaaaattcacaCGTTATATTACCCTACCTTGCCACGTATGAGATAGCTCAGTATGTTTTGTCTAGGGTGGTAACTACACCGTTAAATTTTTTatgccgttagcaaaaaggattAACTTGACCCGTGTTTTCAAAAGTTAGGATCATTtgttaccttttaaaaaatgtaggaccattttgaacagaACCctccaaactagggaccaaaagcggtattaagccttttattAACTAAGGTTTTAGACAAGTTGTAAATGACCCTAAAACAGATCCAAGCCTCAGTTATCGCTCCAAAGTCTCTCATCTAGAAATTCACATACCAAAACCTAAATTTAGACCACAAATCAACCCAACAACACTCCCTTTTAACCACTTTCAATTCTACATAAGCTTTGTACCTAATTAAACTCtaaaacaacaacatcaaatGATTAAGCAAGTATCAATTCACAATCATTCACAACAACATTCCTCAATAGGCAAATATATGCTTATCAAGATACAAAcatcaatcaacaatcatttcAATTTGTAACAGATTCAACTAAGCATACATCTCGTACTCAACCAAACATAACTGCATACTTtttacacaaaataaaacaaatattagcaTCCTTTACCTTTTTAGAAGACTAAATCATTCAGAAAACCCTATACCGCTCTTATAGGTCAAATAGCTCTATTTGCATCTATAGAGAACAAAATCATGACAGGATACACCAATAGAATCATTGATTAGTAAAGAGctttaaagaaaactaaaacaatacGCATGCAGTggaaaacatgaaaacaaagaaaagagtTGAAAACATACTTACTCTATTTGAAAAACTAATCGAGTAGAGTTGAAGATCTCACTATGAAGATTACATAGACGATCTTTGATCTTCAAACAGATGAACAGGGTGTCAGAACCTTTAAGAAAAGGTagaaaactttagaaaaattatttttagaaaaattatgttttaaaataataaaaatcatttataataaaactatttatattaagaccttttaatattaaaataattgaattttacttttcaacTATTATCAATTCTAAAGTGTTATAAATAGGAgagaaattttgtttgaaaaaagtgaaataccatttaaaaaagtgaaatactctattttattttaagatttttatgataaaataacaCCTTTGTCCTGCGTATAAATATGATAGTTTAACGTCATCGTTCAAAACTTACGTAAAGATAATAAGAAACAATTGAATATGTTAATATTCatagcaaattaaataagattatgAAGTAAAAGCTTACAAAATGGTGGAATATCATATTATGTTAGGATAtaggtttaaacttctttttggtccctaagttataagcgaatgttcagtttagtccccgcttttaaaaatgtaagtctttggttcctaagttataaaaaatgtatcaaatgagtccttttttttttacttgaaatactgttttttggtggtttcttaacaactgctagatctttatattgctctgatttgtttcttaataataaaaagaactcatttgatatattttttataacttagggaccaaagatttacatttttaaaaacgggaactAAACTCAACATTCGCTTATAACTTAGAgaaaaaagaggtttaaacctaggTTATATTGTGTCCAATGTTCTACTCTACATAAAGAGAATtgataattacttttaaaatattaaaatttaactaaaaagtagattaagaataataaattagaaaactcttttaataaatagtttctgaaacatttattttaatttatatagaaagagaggatgtaattattttttgacaagTTGTTTTTTGtcgattaaaatttattatacttGACATGTTATTAAtaagtctttttgtttttcttatagctatgattttataattttaattaataagaaaacaaatatctTGGGAACTACTATCATTTGGAGTGAAACAGTATAACAGAATCTGTTACTTACATATACTGTTCTTTCTTCCTTCCTCTTCCTTGTTCTCCTACTTCCAAGGATTCTCATCTCACCTTTGACTCTTTTTCTCtgtctctctccctctctctatCTCTCAGTGTTCCTTTTTTACTTCACTTCTCTGCATAAACTTTCCactttttcaatttcatattcactccattttgttttttgcaatttttttccattttcatagTACATGGAGACTGCATGAACTACAACGTTGTTCATTTCCTCATGCATCCTCTTTTCCTCAAACCCGTTTTCCTTAACGTCTTATCCGCCTCCCTCCACGGTCTCTTGTTGCTATCAGCTTTGCTGTCATGGCTTTGGAACAAAATGACATTCACTCCAGGAACCAGGGAAGAAGGCTCTATCCAGGAAGAGATACCCAATGACAGTAAGACCCTCTTCAAAACGACCGTGTTTTGTTCCCTTGCTGTTTCTGCTTTCAGTTTCGTTCTATGTTTCTTCAATTACTTCTATTGGTATGCAAGTGGGTGGTCAGAACAAAATTTTATGACCCTTTTGGATTTGGCTCTCAAAACACTTGCTTGGGGTGTTGTTTGCCTTTCCTTGCACAAAGGGTACTTCTTTTTTGCTTCTGGTGAAATAAGGTTCAGGTTTTCATTCATCTTCAGAGTTTGGTGCACCTTTTATCTAGTTTTTTCTTGTTATTCTTTCGTGGTGGACATTGTTGATGTGACCGAGATACCAACTCAGTCATTGGTTTATGATGTTATGTCCACCTCTGCGggctttttattttgttacGTCGGGtactttgtgaaaaaaaatggtCATGTCAACGGTATTGAGGAACCTCTTTTGAGTGATGATGCAAAAGAGACCCAGGATATGGACAATGTTACTCCTTACTCACATGCTGGAGTTTTTAGCATTCTCACTTTCTCTTGGGTGGGCTCTCTTGTGGCTGCTGGTTACAAGAAGACCTTGGACCTTGAGGATGTTCCTCAGCTAGACATCAGAAACAGTGTGGCTGGTGCTTTTCCTAGTTTCAGAGATAAACTTGAGGATGATTATGGTGCAAATGCCATCAACAGTCTCACCACGTTTAAGCTAGCGAAGAGTTTAGTAATGTCAGCTTCGAAGGAAATTCTGTTCACAGCTTTTCTTGCATTGTTAGGCACCGTGGCTTCTTATGTTGGTCCTTACCTTATTGATGATTTTGTTCAGTACCTTGATGGACAACGACAAAACCAGGGTTATGTTTTGGTTTCTGcctttttctttgcaaaaattGTGGAGTGCCTCTCTAAAAGGCAATTATATTTTAGGTTTCAGCAGATTGGACTTCGAATTCGATCACTGCTTGTTGCGATGATCTACAATAAGGTTCTCACACTTTCTTGTCAATCAAAGCAGGGCCAGAGTTCTGGGGAAATAATCAATCTCATGACTGTTGATGCTGAAAGAATTGGTGTCTTCAGTTGGTACATGCATGATTTGTGGATGGTGGCGCTGCAAGTCTCATTGGCCTTGTTGATTTTGTACAAAAGCCTGGGCATTGCTTCCTTTGCAACTCTCGTTACAACCATTGTTGTTATGTTGGCAAATGTTCCCTTGGGGTCATTGCAAGAGAAGTTTCAAAATAAGTTGATGGAGTCAAAAGATATTAGAATGAAGGCCACATCCGAGATTTTGAGGAACATGAGGATCCTCAAACTACAAGGCTGGGAAATGAAGTTTCTATCAAAAATAACTGAGCTCAGGAAAACTGAGGAAGGCTGGTTAAAAAGCTTTGTTTATACCTCAGCCATGACTTCATTTGTGTTTTGGGCTGCACCCACATTTATATCTGTTGTTACTTTCGGCACTTGTATGTTTTTAGGGATACCCCTTGAAGCAGGGAAGATCTTGTCTGCACTTGCAACATTCAGGATTCTTCAAGAAGTCATTTTTAGCCTTCCTGATACAATTTCTATGATAGCACAAACTAAAGTTTCTCTTGATAGGATTTCATCATTCCTTCGGCTTGATGACTTGCCGTCTGATGTTGTAGAGAAGCTTCCTCAGGGAAGTTCTAATACAGCAATTGAAGTAATTGATGGAAACTTCTCTTGGGATTTATCTTCCCCTAACCCGACATtgcaaaatataaactttaaagTTTTTCTTGGGATGAGGGTTGCTGTTTGTGGTGCTATTGGATCAGGCAAGTCTAGTTTACTTTCTTGCGTATTGGGAGAAGTACCTAAGATATCAGGCAATCTTATGGTTTGCGGAACAAAGGCTTATGTTGCTCAGTCTCCATGGATACAAAGCGGCACCATAGAgcataatattttgtttggtaAACACATGGATAGGGAAAGGTATGAGAAGGTACTTGAAGCTTGTTCCCTGAAGAAGGACCTGGAGATTTTCTCTTTTGGTGATCAGACAATTATAGGAGAACGTGGAATAAATTTGAGTGGTGGACAGaaacaaagaattcaaattGCACGTGCTCTGTACCAAGATGCTGATATATATCTATTTGATGATCCTTTTAGTGCTGTGGATGCTCACACAGGCTCTCACCTGTTTAAGGTAAAATGGTTTCATCATTTGTTTATTATGTGCAATATAATATGAGCTATGACATTTTGCTTGCACGCTATGAAATGCAAATAGTCCTTGGTTTTAACTCTTTTTAAGTGCAGTTCTTCCCAAAGCACGAGAAACTAGGATCATTAATTTCCAGTGAGTGCATTTTTTATGTGTACGACAGGAATGCTTGCTGGGTCATTTATGTTCAAAAACAGTGGTTTATGTCACTCATCAAGTGGAGTTCTTACCTGCCGCTGACCTTATATTGGTGAGCACTTGATCTAATTTTATTGTCAATAATgtaaaaagagatttttttttttaattccatcATGTTATCTTTGTTGTTAGGTCATGAAAGATGGGAGAATTACTCAATCTGGAAAGTATATTGATCTGCTTAAAAGTGGAACTGATTTTATGGAACTTGTTGGTGCGCACAAAAAAGCTCTATCCACTCTATATTCATTGGATGGAGCGACAACACCTAATGAAATAAGTACCttaaaacaagaagaaaatgtCTCTGGCACACatgattttaaagaaaaagaggcAAGCAAAGATGTGCAAAATGAGGAAACACACAACAAAAGTGAACCACAAGGTCAGCttgttcaagaagaagaaagggagaAAGGTAAAGTTGGGTTTTCAGTCTATTGGAACTATATCACAACCGCATATGGTGGAGCTATGGTACCTTTCATATTGTTGGCTCAGATTCTTTTTCAAGCTCTTCAAATAGGAAGTAATTATTGGATGGCTTGGGCCACTCCGATCTCAACACATGAGCAAGCACGTGTTGAAGAAATGACTCTTATAGGAGTCTATGTTGGTTTTGCT
Coding sequences within:
- the LOC106758257 gene encoding ABC transporter C family member 3-like isoform X2, coding for MSTSAGFLFCYVGYFVKKNGHVNGIEEPLLSDDAKETQDMDNVTPYSHAGVFSILTFSWVGSLVAAGYKKTLDLEDVPQLDIRNSVAGAFPSFRDKLEDDYGANAINSLTTFKLAKSLVMSASKEILFTAFLALLGTVASYVGPYLIDDFVQYLDGQRQNQGYVLVSAFFFAKIVECLSKRQLYFRFQQIGLRIRSLLVAMIYNKVLTLSCQSKQGQSSGEIINLMTVDAERIGVFSWYMHDLWMVALQVSLALLILYKSLGIASFATLVTTIVVMLANVPLGSLQEKFQNKLMESKDIRMKATSEILRNMRILKLQGWEMKFLSKITELRKTEEGWLKSFVYTSAMTSFVFWAAPTFISVVTFGTCMFLGIPLEAGKILSALATFRILQEVIFSLPDTISMIAQTKVSLDRISSFLRLDDLPSDVVEKLPQGSSNTAIEVIDGNFSWDLSSPNPTLQNINFKVFLGMRVAVCGAIGSGKSSLLSCVLGEVPKISGNLMVCGTKAYVAQSPWIQSGTIEHNILFGKHMDRERYEKVLEACSLKKDLEIFSFGDQTIIGERGINLSGGQKQRIQIARALYQDADIYLFDDPFSAVDAHTGSHLFKECLLGHLCSKTVVYVTHQVEFLPAADLILVMKDGRITQSGKYIDLLKSGTDFMELVGAHKKALSTLYSLDGATTPNEISTLKQEENVSGTHDFKEKEASKDVQNEETHNKSEPQGQLVQEEEREKGKVGFSVYWNYITTAYGGAMVPFILLAQILFQALQIGSNYWMAWATPISTHEQARVEEMTLIGVYVGFAIGSSFCVLVRAMLLVTTGYKTATILFNKMHFCIFRAPMSFFDSTPSGRVLSRASTDQSAVDTIIPYQMASLAFSMIQLLGIITVMSQVAWQVFVVFIPVIAVGIWYQQYYLPAARELARLIGICKAPVIQHLAETISGTSTIRSYDQQSRFRETNMKLTDGYSRPKFSVSGAIEWLRFRLDMLSAITFAFSLLVLISIPPGIIDPGIAGLVVTYGLNLNTIQAWVMWNLCYIENKIISVERMLQYTCIPNEPPLVVEEDRPNPSWPSYGEVDIQDLQVRYAPHLPLVLRGITCKFGGGLKTGIVGRTGSGKSTLIQTLFRIVEPTCGQIMIDNINISSIGLHDLRSKLNEQIWEALDKCQLGDEVRKKEGKLDSTVTENGENWSMGQRQLVCLGRVLLKKSKVLVLDEATASVDTATDNLIQQTLRKHFSNSTVITIAHRITSVVDSDMVLLLSQGLIEEYDTPTTLLENKSSSFAQLVAEYTMRSNTNFEKL
- the LOC106758257 gene encoding ABC transporter C family member 3-like isoform X1, which translates into the protein MNYNVVHFLMHPLFLKPVFLNVLSASLHGLLLLSALLSWLWNKMTFTPGTREEGSIQEEIPNDSKTLFKTTVFCSLAVSAFSFVLCFFNYFYWYASGWSEQNFMTLLDLALKTLAWGVVCLSLHKGYFFFASGEIRFRFSFIFRVWCTFYLVFSCYSFVVDIVDVTEIPTQSLVYDVMSTSAGFLFCYVGYFVKKNGHVNGIEEPLLSDDAKETQDMDNVTPYSHAGVFSILTFSWVGSLVAAGYKKTLDLEDVPQLDIRNSVAGAFPSFRDKLEDDYGANAINSLTTFKLAKSLVMSASKEILFTAFLALLGTVASYVGPYLIDDFVQYLDGQRQNQGYVLVSAFFFAKIVECLSKRQLYFRFQQIGLRIRSLLVAMIYNKVLTLSCQSKQGQSSGEIINLMTVDAERIGVFSWYMHDLWMVALQVSLALLILYKSLGIASFATLVTTIVVMLANVPLGSLQEKFQNKLMESKDIRMKATSEILRNMRILKLQGWEMKFLSKITELRKTEEGWLKSFVYTSAMTSFVFWAAPTFISVVTFGTCMFLGIPLEAGKILSALATFRILQEVIFSLPDTISMIAQTKVSLDRISSFLRLDDLPSDVVEKLPQGSSNTAIEVIDGNFSWDLSSPNPTLQNINFKVFLGMRVAVCGAIGSGKSSLLSCVLGEVPKISGNLMVCGTKAYVAQSPWIQSGTIEHNILFGKHMDRERYEKVLEACSLKKDLEIFSFGDQTIIGERGINLSGGQKQRIQIARALYQDADIYLFDDPFSAVDAHTGSHLFKECLLGHLCSKTVVYVTHQVEFLPAADLILVMKDGRITQSGKYIDLLKSGTDFMELVGAHKKALSTLYSLDGATTPNEISTLKQEENVSGTHDFKEKEASKDVQNEETHNKSEPQGQLVQEEEREKGKVGFSVYWNYITTAYGGAMVPFILLAQILFQALQIGSNYWMAWATPISTHEQARVEEMTLIGVYVGFAIGSSFCVLVRAMLLVTTGYKTATILFNKMHFCIFRAPMSFFDSTPSGRVLSRASTDQSAVDTIIPYQMASLAFSMIQLLGIITVMSQVAWQVFVVFIPVIAVGIWYQQYYLPAARELARLIGICKAPVIQHLAETISGTSTIRSYDQQSRFRETNMKLTDGYSRPKFSVSGAIEWLRFRLDMLSAITFAFSLLVLISIPPGIIDPGIAGLVVTYGLNLNTIQAWVMWNLCYIENKIISVERMLQYTCIPNEPPLVVEEDRPNPSWPSYGEVDIQDLQVRYAPHLPLVLRGITCKFGGGLKTGIVGRTGSGKSTLIQTLFRIVEPTCGQIMIDNINISSIGLHDLRSKLSIIPQDPTMFEGTVRNNLDPLEEYTDEQIWEALDKCQLGDEVRKKEGKLDSTVTENGENWSMGQRQLVCLGRVLLKKSKVLVLDEATASVDTATDNLIQQTLRKHFSNSTVITIAHRITSVVDSDMVLLLSQGLIEEYDTPTTLLENKSSSFAQLVAEYTMRSNTNFEKL